AAGTAAAGAGATGGaaggcaactaccagatggttcactcatatgtggaatatagagatctgatttacatgaacttgccaaatgaaaaaaaaaatccaaacaaaacaagcaagtaaactgtctaagacttgtgagaaccatGGTGATTTATCTTTAAtaagtgggtgggtgggacaCAGGACCTTGGTGTGGTGGGTGTAGTATGGAGCTATACTTTATAATCTTACAGTCTCtaacctattaatcacaaaaaagaaaaaaaaaagtgtactttTTCCCCCCCATGTACTTTAACATTCAACCTTAATTAAACAAAGAGAAAATGCGATGTCTCAGCAAGTCTTACAGAATGAAAGGGATTACCTGGCATCTTATCCTCCTCTTGCTGGTCTTCTCTCTTTTCAGCATCACCTGCCAGAATTTCATCTAGTTCATCATCACTGATTGGCTCATATCCTTCTCCAGCACCAGATCCCAGTGAACGTGCATCATCTAGCTTAGATTCTTCATCTCCTGCTAAATAGAAAAAATTTATGTCAAATCAGAGATTGAGGGTATATACATTATAGATtctgaaaagctttttttttactagaaaacTAACATCTCTTATTTAAAAACACTCAAGAATAATATCCAAGAACAGAATATGAGAAATAAGTTACCACTAACATATAGTGACTGTATGctgtattaatttttaattaaagtaaATCCAGAAAAACCCAGTTTTAAAAAGAGTGGTGTTCTGGGTCTTCCCCACatcccattaaaaaataaagtgggtggggcaggcggtggcacaccaggttgagcacacacatagtacagaagcataagaatcctggttcgagcccttggctcctcacctgcaggggaggtcgcttcacaagtggtgaagcaggtctgcaggagtctgttcctctctatcttccccatccctctcaatttctccctgtcctatccaaaaaatagaaaaagtggctgtagtggattcgtagaggcaaaaaataaaatgaataaagtggGCCAGACAGTGAGAATGccacgcacacattaccatgttcaaacaCTGGTCCCACCTTCggcagcagtggagcagtgctataaggtttctctctcccacactctcatttttttctttatcaaaagggggggggttggggagaagcTGTTGTGAGTGgtagatttatcatgcaggcactgagccccagtgataaccctggtggcaatataataaTTACATAAAAACGTAGTTTAAAAATTACAACAATTTCTTTAGACTCAGTAATTTAAAAATCTTACTAACTTATTAAGAAAATCTATTACTAAAACCTCAGTTTATAACTTTCAGCTTATGGCTTGAAGATTTCTATAGcagtgagataaaaaaaaagtataaaactaACAATTCTGCTAGCTCTCAATTCATCTTCCCAATCCAAAAATTTTTTCTTCAAAGAGCTCGCAGGTTGAGTcctcactcccacctgcagggggggaaacttcatgagcagctaAGTGGGctcgcaagtgtctatctttctcttattgtatttttatttattattggatagcaacagagagggaaagagacagagtagcCCAAATTTCTTGAGGGTTTGAAGATGTCCTATCAGAATAATGGTTTTAAGCACTAATACCAGAACTAAACAGTAACAAGGAAGCAGAATTCTCAGGGGAGTGATTACTATTGTTAACCTATGATGTAAGCAGGTAAGTATACGTGGACCACCTGCACTCATCAGTCACTTCTCAGGTCTATAATAAGTCTTGATGAAAGAATACAAACTAGTCCTTGTCCCTGAGTACAGTATATTGAGAAAATTATGAGCTATAATTATGTGCAGGGATGCTACGAAAGATGGATGAATAAGCTGGCTATATGAAAAAGTGCCTTTAGCAGAGAAAGTTAGAGAGGAAATAATGCTCAGACTGGGAGttagaataagaaaaacaaaaaaagatatcaGGCAATAAGAAAAGCAGGCACAAAGAAATCAGAGAAAGAAGTCTATTTAGACAGGGTGAATTATGGAGCATGGAGTGAAGTACTGTGAAGATGGATGGCTGAAGCTGGCTCTGAATATGTAAAAAGGCTGATGTGCACTTCCTGAGCTCCCACTCTGGAATAGGAAGTGCCAGTAGAGTTTCGTATTCAATTTGTCACTAGTGTTACTACTGTTCCATTTATTTGTTCTCAACTGCCATAAAAAACAGGAACCATTCATAGTTACTTGAATTACTCCCTGAAATAAGAAGTCATcacaatatttacattttttaagctCTAAGAAAAGAAGTTATCTCTATTTTCATTTTGGGGTATTTTAAGCAAGTTTAGCTTGACATTACTAATGAGGGAAACACATCTTTTGAAATTTCATTGGACATTTTCTTATAAAGTCTACTCttctgggtgggtgaggagatagtatagtggctatgcaaaagactatcatgcctctggtaataaaataaaataaaaaaagtctaGGGGCTGCCTGGGTGGTggggtacctggttgaacacaccatgcatgaggacttgggttcaagttcctggcccccacctgcaggagaagtttcacaagcagtaagccagtgctacaggtctctctctctcttccctttcctctcaatttctctgtcctatcaaaataaagtaTAATCTACCCTAAACACAATGGAGTCAATATGTGTAACAATGTATGACATTTCAAAAGAAAATGTTTCCTATGAAATCTGCAATAGACAAAAAGGTGTGACACTCACCTTCCACACACTCTATTCTCTCGGTTTTGTTTATATCTTCAAATCCCGAAGCAGATCCTACATCTTTATCCACTCGTTCTTTATCTAACACTGCAGAGTCCCTACAAGTGCTTTCCAGGTCTCTTTCATGTTCACTTTCTAGTTTTGCTTCACTGCGTTTTACAGACTCAATTTGAGAAGAACTCTCAAAAGTTCTGTCTCTGTCCCGGTCCTTTCCTACAGAATCAGAagttaatctctctctttctctgtcaacgTCTCTCCTTTTGTCTCGCTCTCGTTCTCGTAATCTATCTCGGTCCCTATTCCGTGACCAATCCTTATCAGGATCCCGGTCCCATTCCCTCTGCcttgtgtctctcctttctctttcccgcTCTCTGTCATGCTCGTAGCGATCACGTTCTTGAAGTCTATCTCTGCTATCAAATGACCCAGATCTTGAATGGACCTGTCGATCAGACTCGGGGGAGCTTCTTCTTGAACTATGGCTTCTTGAATCCTGGCGatctaaaataaatacacatttcaaaagttaatataaaatacatataaatggTTCATTTTAGGGTCCCCTGAAACCTGTAATTTATCTTTTTCAATAATGTGCCCCCCAAGAACCATAAGGAAAATTTTATCTGTCTCAGTTAAACTGTGTAAAAAACATGTCTCCTTGCCTGTTTCTACAATAATCACAAAATAACTTCAAAGGAATAATTACATGAAGTGGTAAGTGCCAGCAGAACTGGTCTTTTCCTACCACCCCACTATTATTTTCTGTGCTCAAAAGAAAAAGCACTGGCTACAGGAAGAAGAGCAAGAAGGCTGAATTCTAGTCACCAACATGGGATTCGAGTACACCAACTCTCCACCAAGATGTCCTGACTGACTGACATCACTGAATGCATCTCTTTGTAGGATTATACTGctattaatgaaataaataattttagtggGATCTTTCCTTGAAAAATCAAGGTACATACATTAGTCTGTTTAACATTTACTTTAAAACTACAATTTGCACACAATATTTTACAGCAAGCACGGGCTTTATTACAATTAAACTTTATTACCTGAAGAGGTACTTCGACTGGGCTCTCCACGCTTTAACTGATCGATCCTAGATTTTCTTTCTCCTGTGATTTCcaggctttttgttttttctctatctcttgagCCACTATGGAGTACTCTCTTCCGACCACTCTGGTCATCTCCACTTCGATGGGCAGAGTCATTGGATGGGGAGCGCAGACGGCCAGATGTATGACTGCGATTGCTCCGATTGCTCCCAAGGCTGCTGCTCCTCTTCTGATCCACTGTTTTGCGGTGTGGAGCATCTTCTATAGTAACATGAAGTGCCTCTACTTTTTCCACTCGTGTTCTATGGCATTTCCGGTGTGAGTCTTCACTAGTAAAAGCAGCACTGGGGGCAGTGGTGGAGGTAGAAGAGCTAGAAATGGTGATGCCAGATGTGCTGAAGGTGGTGGCAGCAGTGGAGGCAAGAGTGGAAGCAGCAGCTATAGTAGcggcaggaggaggaggtggaggaagagacgATGGGGAGGGAGTCCTTCCAGGAGTGGCAGTATGCTCTGGTTCTGTCACCTCTGTCCGGTCAGGAACGTCCTCATCAGACCAGTCACTGAATGCTGTGTCCTCTTTCTTCTGAGAGTCCTCTACAGTGCTATCCTTACCATTGGCTATTTCAACCAGTTCCTCTTTGGCTGTTATAGGAGGAGTTCGTGGCCCTCTTTTCTTCTTACTCTGCTGAACTGCTTCTTCATCAGAAATATCAGAATCACCTTTTGACCTTTTACGTTTCTTTtcaacatttttcttcttctgtcctTTTTTGGGTGAAAATACTTGGGCATCTTCAGAGGCTGGCTCATTGTTGCTCTTCTCTAtgccaacatcttcctctttctttttcttaataggtttcttttgaatttttgcttttttcttttcatcatgAGCTGCATCAGATGTATCTTGATCTTCAGACGGGCGGTGTCCTATCATGTCTTGAGTGCGAGCTCTTGAGCTTTCTGTGATTTCTATCTGTTCTCTCTGCTTTTCTACAGAGGAGACTTTCTCTTTGAGATCATGCTCTTCATAGCGCCTTGaactctcctttctttctggttTACGATCTTCTTCTTTCCATCTACTCTGTCTGTCTTCTGAAAGGTGTGATGGACTCAGGGAACGAGACTCTTGAGGTCGTACAACCTGGCTCAAGAGTCTATGCTTTTCATCTATATAAAGAGGTAAATGTAATCACACTTTCACCGGATCAACAAACATTGTATGATACATAAAAACAGTAAGCCAACCtctcatttttcattttaaaacctTGAAAATGGCAGTAAtttcagcaaaataaaaataaggctcTATTACAAATAGTAACACATGGCAGTGCCATTGGTAACTATTTCTAATACAGATATTGGCCACCTAAGAAAATATTCAGAAGCAGCAGAGTAagaaaaaagtataaatattCATCATTTCCTACTAATTTTGAATAATGTTCTCATGCTCACAAATGAGCATgattatagagacaaagagaacagGCTGCTTACTTTTATCATCTCCACTGTTGTAGGTGTCACTGTCAGGAGAATGCTCTCGCCGACGCTTGGGTGACTGACGAGGGCTAGGACTCCCTTCATTTCTATAGCGCTTCCTAAATTGAACAAAAACAGATGTAATCTGTTAAAATTCAGGgtttgtgtgtggtggggagctcTTCCTATATATATCGTTATGGGATAGTATATTGTTAGAACTGTATCATGCAAAAAAGTAGTCAGTGGTttcttccccccgccccccaacccTGATCACTGGGGCTTCCCCACCCAGCTAACTTTTTCcaatagaaagaggaaaagacaccacagaatcAACGTTCCTGCCAGTGCACTGGGGCTGGGGCTTACCCAAcaatttctatttctcttcccATGAATTGTGTGCAACCATGACTTCAGCAACTTACTTCATACATTTAGcaacattcaacaaatatttatcctGGAGTGTGCTGagccagtgttttatttttaataactgaaaaaCACTGGCTATAGGGTCCTTAGATTTAATGTAGTTTTCTACCACTGCCAACAGTGCTGCAATAAACACTTCATAGCTATTCTCTTAGATGTGCTCTCCTCTTAAGATTCTCAAGAGCAAATGACAGCATTAAGGACTCTCCCAATCAGATACTACATTCTGTGAACCAGTAATGTGGTGAAAGATGTATTTCTCTACAATCTTTCCAACAAAGGCTGCTTTCCAATTTTCACTGATTTCTGTGTATATTTGTGAACTTAAAATATGTAGCAACACCTCTTCTGTACACATGTACAGTTACTCAATTGCAAATTGCCAGATTTAAAAACTACAAGGGGGTAACATGCAGTAATCAATTACTAATGAACCCTGTATTAAAAGTTAttcattaatttatatttttataagataaaaattagCTATATTGGGAAGCCAATGAGTAAACTAAGTATTGGCCATAAAGTCTAAAAAAACATCAATACAACTAACTTACAGCCATAATTTACCTACTATATAACCTGTCAGGTTCCTAGAAGTCACTGAACTTTAGTATTCGCATTTTGTGTTGGATTCCTGTTAAAAACaagggtccatctgcatatcagatgtaaaactagtagggtcatgggccctttggaatataactaaaataggcctactactagctagctatcttcaaaacagagacctcaaatctctatctgcaatatttcagcctttaggttcatgatcagtcaacaatttgtttggctctttatgttaactattttttcagctaccaggttccagatgctaccatgatgccaaccagacttcccagggcagacaacctcaccagtgtgtcctggagccccgcttccctagagctctgccccactagggaaagagagagacaggctgggagtatggatggacttgCCAACGCtcgtgttcagtggagaagcaattacagaagtcagaccttccaccttctgcaccccataatgaccttgggtccatactcccagagggataaagaataggaaagctatcaggggaggggatgggatacagagttctggtggtgggaatcgtgtggagttgtacccctcttatcctatgtttttttgtcatatatatatggcacCAAAGCAAGTCCACAGGAGCTGAATATGGCAGTGTGTCATCAAAAATGGCAcagtaaacaaaaataattatatCCCTGGATACAGAaaacagctattttttttcctagatTCAAAATTCAAAAGATTTTAAACACCaaacataagagaaaaaaaattggattgcaagaaaaaaagaggaaatacaaCAGGTTATTAGTGGCGCACTGAATGATGACATCTTAAAAGAACTGATCCACAATCACTCTTACTTTGATTTTCGCTCGTCATGTCCATCTCTTGGATTCCTGTCGTCTCGAGTATCTTCTCGCTTTTCTCTTCGGTCATCTCGTcctttgtctttgtcttcccaGTCCCTTTGAcgctctctttctttatccctttctcttgctctttctctttcccgtTCTCGTTCCCGTTCCcgatctcgctctctctccctctccctttccctctcttctctctcacgctcccgttctttttccctttctcgctccctctctctttccctctctcgatCATGGTCACGATCTCTCTCTCGCTCacggtctctttccttctctctttctctctctcgttccCTGGCACGCTCtctttctagttctctttctttctctctttcccgctcccgctcccgctccctctCTCGTTCCCGCTCTCGGTCTCGTTCTCGCTCCCGCTCCcgatctctttctcttgccctttcaTCTCTTCTATCATCCACTCTGTCTACTCTTCGTTCCTCTCTTCTTTCATCACGCTCAAGCTCGTCATTCCTTCCCTGATGTCGAACTGGTGAGCTTGGTCTTTGATCTACAATGAAAATCAAGTTTTGTCAGTGATTAATTTGACATATAATCTACTGGCAAGAAAAAATGGcaaatcttaaattttatttgtgtatAGGGTCATATTGTCAACAAGTATCAATCAAGTacaattttacttttaatttaatcGTCCCAATAATCACCCTTAGACATTTAAAAATCCTTTTAA
This portion of the Erinaceus europaeus chromosome 7, mEriEur2.1, whole genome shotgun sequence genome encodes:
- the ZC3H13 gene encoding zinc finger CCCH domain-containing protein 13 isoform X4 produces the protein MKRQKIQRELMKLEQENLEKREEIIIKKEVSPEMVRSKLSPSPSLRKSSKSPKRKPSPKSSTSSNKRERKTTVVSSPLLDQQRNSKSSQSKKKGPRTPSPPPPLQEDIALGRKYKEKYKVKDRIEEKPRDGKDRGRDFERQREKRDKPRSTSPAGQHHSPISSRHHSSSSQSGSSIQRHSPSPRRKRTPSPSYQRTVTPPLRRSASPYPSHSLSSPRKQSPPRHRSPMREKGRHDHERTSQSHDRRHERREETRGKRDREKDTREEREYEQDQSSSRDHRDDREPRDGRDRRDTRDTRDRRELRESRDIRDSREMRDYSRDNKESRDPRDSRSTRDVHDYRERENRDTHRKDDSYQEDSRSYGRNHLREESSRTEIRSDSRNESRSEMRNDRIGRSRGRGPELPEKGSRSTRSSQIDSHNSTSNYHDSWETRSSYSERDRYPERDSRDQARDSSFERRHGERDRRDNRERAAMFYTSCCPYPLPPVFSGPAGGTEKIRDQRPSSPVRHQGRNDELERDERREERRVDRVDDRRDERARERDRERERERDREREREREREREREREKERELERERAREREREREKERDRERERDRDHDREREREREREREKEREREREERERERERERDRERERERERERARERDKERERQRDWEDKDKGRDDRREKREDTRDDRNPRDGHDERKSKKRYRNEGSPSPRQSPKRRREHSPDSDTYNSGDDKNEKHRLLSQVVRPQESRSLSPSHLSEDRQSRWKEEDRKPERKESSRRYEEHDLKEKVSSVEKQREQIEITESSRARTQDMIGHRPSEDQDTSDAAHDEKKKAKIQKKPIKKKKEEDVGIEKSNNEPASEDAQVFSPKKGQKKKNVEKKRKRSKGDSDISDEEAVQQSKKKRGPRTPPITAKEELVEIANGKDSTVEDSQKKEDTAFSDWSDEDVPDRTEVTEPEHTATPGRTPSPSSLPPPPPPAATIAAASTLASTAATTFSTSGITISSSSTSTTAPSAAFTSEDSHRKCHRTRVEKVEALHVTIEDAPHRKTVDQKRSSSLGSNRSNRSHTSGRLRSPSNDSAHRSGDDQSGRKRVLHSGSRDREKTKSLEITGERKSRIDQLKRGEPSRSTSSDRQDSRSHSSRRSSPESDRQVHSRSGSFDSRDRLQERDRYEHDRERERERRDTRQREWDRDPDKDWSRNRDRDRLRERERDKRRDVDRERERLTSDSVGKDRDRDRTFESSSQIESVKRSEAKLESEHERDLESTCRDSAVLDKERVDKDVGSASGFEDINKTERIECVEGDEESKLDDARSLGSGAGEGYEPISDDELDEILAGDAEKREDQQEEDKMPDPLDVIDVDWSGLLPKHPKEPREPGAALLKFTPGAVMLRIGISKKLAGSELFSKVKETCQRLTEKSKDADNLFEHELGALNMAALLRKEERASLLSNLGPCCKALCFRRDSAIRKQLVKNEKGTVKQAYTNAPVVDNELLRLSLRLFKRKTICHAPGHERAEDNKLSQSGIQQEVCVS
- the ZC3H13 gene encoding zinc finger CCCH domain-containing protein 13 isoform X3; translation: MSKIRRKVTVENTKTISDSTSRRPSVFERLGPSTGSTAETQCRNWLKTGNCLYGNTCRFVHGPSPRGKGYSSSYRRSPERPTGDLRERMKNKRQDVDTESQKRNAEESSSPVRKESSRGRHREKEDIKITKERTPESEDENVEWETNRDDSDNGDINYDYVHELSLEMKRQKIQRELMKLEQENLEKREEIIIKKEVSPEMVRSKLSPSPSLRKSSKSPKRKPSPKSSTSSNKRERKTTVVSSPLLDQQRNSKSSQSKKKGPRTPSPPPPLQEDIALGRKYKEKYKVKDRIEEKPRDGKDRGRDFERQREKRDKPRSTSPAGQHHSPISSRHHSSSSQSGSSIQRHSPSPRRKRTPSPSYQRTVTPPLRRSASPYPSHSLSSPRKQSPPRHRSPMREKGRHDHERTSQSHDRRHERREETRGKRDREKDTREEREYEQDQSSSRDHRDDREPRDGRDRRDTRDTRDRRELRESRDIRDSREMRDYSRDNKESRDPRDSRSTRDVHDYRERENRDTHRKDDSYQEDSRSYGRNHLREESSRTEIRSDSRNESRSEMRNDRIGRSRGRGPELPEKGSRSTRSSQIDSHNSTSNYHDSWETRSSYSERDRYPERDSRDQARDSSFERRHGERDRRDNRERDQRPSSPVRHQGRNDELERDERREERRVDRVDDRRDERARERDRERERERDREREREREREREREREKERELERERAREREREREKERDRERERDRDHDREREREREREREKEREREREERERERERERDRERERERERERARERDKERERQRDWEDKDKGRDDRREKREDTRDDRNPRDGHDERKSKKRYRNEGSPSPRQSPKRRREHSPDSDTYNSGDDKNEKHRLLSQVVRPQESRSLSPSHLSEDRQSRWKEEDRKPERKESSRRYEEHDLKEKVSSVEKQREQIEITESSRARTQDMIGHRPSEDQDTSDAAHDEKKKAKIQKKPIKKKKEEDVGIEKSNNEPASEDAQVFSPKKGQKKKNVEKKRKRSKGDSDISDEEAVQQSKKKRGPRTPPITAKEELVEIANGKDSTVEDSQKKEDTAFSDWSDEDVPDRTEVTEPEHTATPGRTPSPSSLPPPPPPAATIAAASTLASTAATTFSTSGITISSSSTSTTAPSAAFTSEDSHRKCHRTRVEKVEALHVTIEDAPHRKTVDQKRSSSLGSNRSNRSHTSGRLRSPSNDSAHRSGDDQSGRKRVLHSGSRDREKTKSLEITGERKSRIDQLKRGEPSRSTSSDRQDSRSHSSRRSSPESDRQVHSRSGSFDSRDRLQERDRYEHDRERERERRDTRQREWDRDPDKDWSRNRDRDRLRERERDKRRDVDRERERLTSDSVGKDRDRDRTFESSSQIESVKRSEAKLESEHERDLESTCRDSAVLDKERVDKDVGSASGFEDINKTERIECVEGDEESKLDDARSLGSGAGEGYEPISDDELDEILAGDAEKREDQQEEDKMPDPLDVIDVDWSGLLPKHPKEPREPGAALLKFTPGAVMLRIGISKKLAGSELFSKVKETCQRLTEKSKDADNLFEHELGALNMAALLRKEERASLLSNLGPCCKALCFRRDSAIRKQLVKNEKGTVKQAYTNAPVVDNELLRLSLRLFKRKTICHAPGHERAEDNKLSQSGIQQEVCVS
- the ZC3H13 gene encoding zinc finger CCCH domain-containing protein 13 isoform X2 produces the protein MSKIRRKVTVENTKTISDSTSRRPSVFERLGPSTGSTAETQCRNWLKTGNCLYGNTCRFVHGPSPRGKGYSSSYRRSPERPTGDLRERMKNKRQDVDTESQKRNAEESSSPVRKESSRGRHREKEDIKITKERTPESEDENVEWETNRDDSDNGDINYDYVHELSLEMKRQKIQRELMKLEQENLEKREEIIIKKEVSPEMVRSKLSPSPSLRKSSKSPKRKPSPKSSTSSNKRERKTTVVSSPLLDQQRNSKSSQSKKKGPRTPSPPPPLQEDIALGRKYKEKYKVKDRIEEKPRDGKDRGRDFERQREKRDKPRSTSPAGQHHSPISSRHHSSSSQSGSSIQRHSPSPRRKRTPSPSYQRTVTPPLRRSASPYPSHSLSSPRKQSPPRHRSPMREKGRHDHERTSQSHDRRHERREETRGKRDREKDTREEREYEQDQSSSRDHRDDREPRDGRDRRDTRDTRDRRELRESRDIRDSREMRDYSRDNKESRDPRDSRSTRDVHDYRERENRDTHRKDDSYQEDSRSYGRNHLREESSRTEIRSDSRNESRSEMRNDRIGRSRGRGPELPEKGSRSTRSSQIDSHNSTSNYHDSWETRSSYSERDRYPERDSRDQARDSSFERRHGERDRRDNRERAAMFYTSCCPYPLPPVFSDQRPSSPVRHQGRNDELERDERREERRVDRVDDRRDERARERDRERERERDREREREREREREREREKERELERERAREREREREKERDRERERDRDHDREREREREREREKEREREREERERERERERDRERERERERERARERDKERERQRDWEDKDKGRDDRREKREDTRDDRNPRDGHDERKSKKRYRNEGSPSPRQSPKRRREHSPDSDTYNSGDDKNEKHRLLSQVVRPQESRSLSPSHLSEDRQSRWKEEDRKPERKESSRRYEEHDLKEKVSSVEKQREQIEITESSRARTQDMIGHRPSEDQDTSDAAHDEKKKAKIQKKPIKKKKEEDVGIEKSNNEPASEDAQVFSPKKGQKKKNVEKKRKRSKGDSDISDEEAVQQSKKKRGPRTPPITAKEELVEIANGKDSTVEDSQKKEDTAFSDWSDEDVPDRTEVTEPEHTATPGRTPSPSSLPPPPPPAATIAAASTLASTAATTFSTSGITISSSSTSTTAPSAAFTSEDSHRKCHRTRVEKVEALHVTIEDAPHRKTVDQKRSSSLGSNRSNRSHTSGRLRSPSNDSAHRSGDDQSGRKRVLHSGSRDREKTKSLEITGERKSRIDQLKRGEPSRSTSSDRQDSRSHSSRRSSPESDRQVHSRSGSFDSRDRLQERDRYEHDRERERERRDTRQREWDRDPDKDWSRNRDRDRLRERERDKRRDVDRERERLTSDSVGKDRDRDRTFESSSQIESVKRSEAKLESEHERDLESTCRDSAVLDKERVDKDVGSASGFEDINKTERIECVEGDEESKLDDARSLGSGAGEGYEPISDDELDEILAGDAEKREDQQEEDKMPDPLDVIDVDWSGLLPKHPKEPREPGAALLKFTPGAVMLRIGISKKLAGSELFSKVKETCQRLTEKSKDADNLFEHELGALNMAALLRKEERASLLSNLGPCCKALCFRRDSAIRKQLVKNEKGTVKQAYTNAPVVDNELLRLSLRLFKRKTICHAPGHERAEDNKLSQSGIQQEVCVS
- the ZC3H13 gene encoding zinc finger CCCH domain-containing protein 13 isoform X5; translation: MVSPEMVRSKLSPSPSLRKSSKSPKRKPSPKSSTSSNKRERKTTVVSSPLLDQQRNSKSSQSKKKGPRTPSPPPPLQEDIALGRKYKEKYKVKDRIEEKPRDGKDRGRDFERQREKRDKPRSTSPAGQHHSPISSRHHSSSSQSGSSIQRHSPSPRRKRTPSPSYQRTVTPPLRRSASPYPSHSLSSPRKQSPPRHRSPMREKGRHDHERTSQSHDRRHERREETRGKRDREKDTREEREYEQDQSSSRDHRDDREPRDGRDRRDTRDTRDRRELRESRDIRDSREMRDYSRDNKESRDPRDSRSTRDVHDYRERENRDTHRKDDSYQEDSRSYGRNHLREESSRTEIRSDSRNESRSEMRNDRIGRSRGRGPELPEKGSRSTRSSQIDSHNSTSNYHDSWETRSSYSERDRYPERDSRDQARDSSFERRHGERDRRDNRERAAMFYTSCCPYPLPPVFSGPAGGTEKIRDQRPSSPVRHQGRNDELERDERREERRVDRVDDRRDERARERDRERERERDREREREREREREREREKERELERERAREREREREKERDRERERDRDHDREREREREREREKEREREREERERERERERDRERERERERERARERDKERERQRDWEDKDKGRDDRREKREDTRDDRNPRDGHDERKSKKRYRNEGSPSPRQSPKRRREHSPDSDTYNSGDDKNEKHRLLSQVVRPQESRSLSPSHLSEDRQSRWKEEDRKPERKESSRRYEEHDLKEKVSSVEKQREQIEITESSRARTQDMIGHRPSEDQDTSDAAHDEKKKAKIQKKPIKKKKEEDVGIEKSNNEPASEDAQVFSPKKGQKKKNVEKKRKRSKGDSDISDEEAVQQSKKKRGPRTPPITAKEELVEIANGKDSTVEDSQKKEDTAFSDWSDEDVPDRTEVTEPEHTATPGRTPSPSSLPPPPPPAATIAAASTLASTAATTFSTSGITISSSSTSTTAPSAAFTSEDSHRKCHRTRVEKVEALHVTIEDAPHRKTVDQKRSSSLGSNRSNRSHTSGRLRSPSNDSAHRSGDDQSGRKRVLHSGSRDREKTKSLEITGERKSRIDQLKRGEPSRSTSSDRQDSRSHSSRRSSPESDRQVHSRSGSFDSRDRLQERDRYEHDRERERERRDTRQREWDRDPDKDWSRNRDRDRLRERERDKRRDVDRERERLTSDSVGKDRDRDRTFESSSQIESVKRSEAKLESEHERDLESTCRDSAVLDKERVDKDVGSASGFEDINKTERIECVEGDEESKLDDARSLGSGAGEGYEPISDDELDEILAGDAEKREDQQEEDKMPDPLDVIDVDWSGLLPKHPKEPREPGAALLKFTPGAVMLRIGISKKLAGSELFSKVKETCQRLTEKSKDADNLFEHELGALNMAALLRKEERASLLSNLGPCCKALCFRRDSAIRKQLVKNEKGTVKQAYTNAPVVDNELLRLSLRLFKRKTICHAPGHERAEDNKLSQSGIQQEVCVS